In a single window of the Nakaseomyces glabratus chromosome B, complete sequence genome:
- a CDS encoding uncharacterized protein (CAGL0B01595g~Protein of unknown function), producing the protein MKLPSEILDIIASHGLDSCKTSIAWSYVSSYFRDLVKKTVGVMLVQDGGHSPLEDECVRPDILDFRVLLHKNRNMLYLNSDENATIRSIECFLQNFKNIVIVIQSDRSFSDPLASTLNEIARHCTSGTNVCIIYSTTTNFLSKLYFREFGIREDKLVLSELHIIGSSALSNNADLCDVDTLFETTYIYEIDNLFSLSVKHQHHSLIAPQLTTIKQLNYNDSMLNINAFLNDCTNLEMIDSMRFPLSPNNESAGQYILPSCKVLHLNNFNSGVKYPTINGNNVSLYLKISPAIRLSDPEFSNLIFENIKKLEIDTNPSICHHVRFMNCKFPKLKKISCNSSIISWDDLKQSQAPLTSLKINLNSFEQLQWLTNCPYDLKNLDITTLNKKILDFNNNTNLYQDMKIVAKNVKFQLDSIWKAFILQNVFLTNYSSIEQLTICLDEHELYESINDCPKNLKELGFTNDGDCILIDIPYITHLTLFETVAQKSLSQNYSTQAAATKSLNSTNNRKFSYGSDISNDYGFSSDLAPVISPSLFRWNNVIGVNNESIRKNSIISFDERYSYSKRRTSSMSTTSMFSRSSFPYINDEVILDDAIVFKFNDKMPDIFTTGLGALESALFNFEDLRDKQLANLHIIYQFSQPEGIYNEGDVTGILFESISRIINYPYHLKLPSILISNLHITFKVPTEFELFDSKALETVQSLLIQSKYNVKVVNELDFHGNKSHTELCFQRL; encoded by the coding sequence ATGAAATTACCGTCAGAAATACTTGATATTATAGCAAGCCATGGGCTGGATAGTTGCAAGACCTCGATAGCTTGGTCGTATGTTTCCTCATACTTCAGAGATTTGGTGAAGAAGACCGTGGGAGTTATGCTTGTGCAGGATGGTGGACACTCGCCTTTGGAGGATGAGTGTGTGCGACCCGATATTCTGGATTTCAGGGTGTTGCTGCACAAGAATCGCAACATGCTTTATTTGAACTCAGACGAAAATGCTACCATTAGGTCGATTGAATGCTTCCTACagaattttaaaaatattgttattgtaaTACAATCAGATAGGAGCTTTAGTGACCCTCTGGCCTCAACGCTAAATGAAATAGCCAGACACTGTACAAGTGGTACAAATGTATGTATAATTTACTCTACAACCACAAATTTCCTGAGTAAACTATATTTCAGGGAGTTTGGCATACGAGAAGATAAACTGGTACTGTCAGAACTACACATTATTGGTTCAAGTGCCCTTTCAAACAATGCAGATCTATGCGATGTGGACACCCTTTTTGAAACCACGTACATTTATGAGATTGATAATCTGTTTTCCCTAAGCGTTAAACACCAGCACCACTCTCTTATTGCTCCTCAGCTAACAACTATTAAGCAGCTTAATTATAATGATTCAATGTTAAATATCAATGCTTTCCTTAACGATTGCACAAATCTAGAGATGATCGACTCCATGAGGTTCCCTTTGAGCCCGAATAATGAGTCTGCAGGCCAGTACATTTTACCTTCATGTAAAGTCTTGCATCTCAATAACTTTAATTCAGGGGTTAAATACCCTACTATAAATGGAAATAACGTCAGTCTCTATCTAAAAATTTCCCCAGCCATACGACTTTCAGACCCAGAATTTTCAAATCTGatttttgaaaacattaaaaaGCTCGAAATTGACACCAATCCCTCCATTTGCCATCATGTTAGGTTCATGAATTGCAAGTTCCCAAAACTTAAGAAAATATCTTGTAACTCTTCCATTATATCGTGGGATGATTTAAAGCAAAGTCAAGCGCCATTGACTTCGTTGAAAATTAATTTAAACTCATTTGAACAGTTGCAATGGCTTACAAACTGCCCAtatgatttgaaaaatctgGATATTACTAcattgaataaaaaaattctagatttcaataacaatacAAACCTTTATCAAGACATGAAAATTGTGGCTAAAAATGTTAAATTTCAACTTGATAGCATATGGAAAGCTTTCATTTTACAAAATGTTTTTCTAACAAACTACAGCTCAATAGAGCAATTAACAATATGTCTTGATGAACATGAACTTTATGAGTCTATCAACGACTGCCCCAAGAATCTCAAAGAGCTCGGCTTCACCAATGATGGTGACTGTATTCTAATTGACATACCATATATAACACATTTAACACTCTTTGAAACTGTGGCCCAAAAAAGTTTGTCCCAAAATTACAGTACCCAAGCTGCTGCGACAAAAAGTCTTAATTCtacaaataatagaaaattCTCTTATGGCTCAGATATCAGTAACGATTATGGTTTTAGCAGTGACCTCGCACCGGTTATATCTCCATCACTATTTCGCTGGAATAACGTAATAGGTGTGAATAACGAAAGCataagaaaaaatagtataatATCTTTCGATGAGCGGTACTCTTATTCAAAACGCAGAACATCTTCAATGAGTACTACATCAATGTTCTCACGTTCTTCATTTCCATATATAAATGATGAGGTAATACTGGATGATGCTattgttttcaaatttaatgaCAAAATGCCCGATATATTTACAACAGGATTAGGGGCGCTGGAATCCGctttattcaattttgaGGATTTGCGTGACAAACAACTAGCCAATTTACACATTATTTATCAATTCTCACAACCAGAAGGGATTTATAATGAAGGAGACGTGACTGGCATACTATTTGAATCTATATCTCGCATTATTAACTATCCCTACCATCTTAAATTACCAAGTATTTTGATATCGAATTTACATATCACCTTCAAAGTACCTACTGAatttgaattatttgaCAGCAAAGCTTTAGAAACAGTTCAAAGCTTACTTATCCAGTCAAAGTACAATGTCAAAGTTGTTAACGAGCTAGATTTTCATGGTAACAAATCGCACACAGAATTATGTTTTCAAAGGCTATGA